A portion of the Acidisoma sp. PAMC 29798 genome contains these proteins:
- the epmA gene encoding EF-P lysine aminoacylase EpmA, which yields MTPQPIWHPDSLADRLPFLRRRALLLAATRAFFAARGYTEVETPYAVTAPGEEVHLSAFATERIGADDSRMPLWLHTSPEFAMKRLLVAGAGPIFQIARVWRNREGSARHATEFTMLEWYRPGASMDDLIGEVVAFLRAVLPPVVTSQGVTTSLAEIDRLTVSEAFARDVGADVLATAEDAPALAAAAAERLRDGEDWEDLFFRLLLGRIEPKLGQAHPTFLTHWPAAQAALAQRDPTDARVAERFELFVCGMELANAFVELTDATEQRARFMADRARRHALYGAADWPLDEDFLAAMEHGMPPAAGIALGFDRLAMIASGADRLDQVQWLPG from the coding sequence ATGACGCCCCAGCCCATTTGGCATCCCGATAGTCTTGCCGACCGCTTGCCCTTCCTGCGGCGGCGCGCCTTGCTGCTGGCCGCCACCCGCGCCTTCTTCGCCGCGCGTGGCTATACCGAGGTCGAGACGCCCTATGCCGTGACGGCCCCGGGCGAGGAGGTCCATCTTTCCGCCTTCGCGACCGAGCGCATCGGCGCCGATGACAGCCGGATGCCGCTCTGGCTCCATACCAGTCCGGAATTCGCGATGAAGCGCCTGCTGGTAGCCGGGGCAGGGCCGATCTTCCAGATCGCCCGCGTCTGGCGTAACCGCGAAGGCAGCGCACGCCATGCGACCGAGTTCACCATGCTGGAATGGTATCGGCCGGGTGCGTCGATGGACGACCTCATCGGCGAAGTTGTTGCTTTTCTGCGCGCCGTTTTGCCGCCGGTGGTGACGAGCCAGGGGGTCACCACGTCACTCGCGGAGATCGATCGGCTCACGGTTTCCGAAGCCTTCGCACGCGACGTCGGCGCCGATGTCTTGGCGACCGCCGAGGATGCGCCGGCTTTGGCGGCGGCGGCGGCGGAAAGATTGCGGGACGGCGAGGATTGGGAGGATCTGTTCTTTCGCCTCCTGCTCGGCCGCATCGAACCCAAGCTCGGTCAGGCGCATCCGACGTTTCTGACGCATTGGCCGGCGGCCCAGGCTGCGCTGGCGCAGCGCGACCCCACAGACGCGCGCGTGGCGGAGCGGTTCGAGCTGTTTGTCTGTGGCATGGAACTCGCCAATGCCTTCGTGGAACTGACGGACGCGACCGAGCAGCGGGCGCGCTTCATGGCCGATCGGGCCCGGCGGCATGCGTTGTATGGCGCTGCGGATTGGCCGTTGGACGAGGATTTCCTGGCGGCGATGGAACACGGCATGCCGCCCGCCGCCGGGATCGCCCTGGGGTTCGATCGTCTGGCGATGATCGCCTCCGGCGCCGACCGGCTCGATCAAGTGCAGTGGCTGCCGGGGTAG
- a CDS encoding Gfo/Idh/MocA family oxidoreductase — MDIVKLGIAGVGHFGRFHALKAAASPRAQLVGVYDLDPERARTVGWEAGAAPMPLEELIAASDAIVVATPAEAHHDVAMAAMRAGRHVLIEKPIASTLAEADALAAMALDQDLVLQVGHLERFSAAHGAVTARMGKPLYIEAVRVAPFKLRGTDVSVILDLMIHDLDLVLALVDAPIESVDAVGAIVSSAHEDIANARVRFTNGCVATITASRISLKTERRMRIFAQSGYLAVDFANRKLTAITRGDSGGMPLPGMPEFRLEEISWQDHDALAAEHAAFFASILDGAPVLVDAPAGRRALDAALAVGASMERSHALVRASGLLSEQIENGGGSRV, encoded by the coding sequence ATGGACATCGTCAAGCTTGGAATAGCCGGAGTCGGCCATTTCGGGCGCTTTCACGCCTTGAAGGCCGCCGCCTCGCCCCGGGCGCAGCTCGTCGGCGTCTATGATCTCGACCCTGAGCGGGCCCGCACGGTGGGGTGGGAGGCCGGCGCCGCGCCGATGCCGCTGGAAGAGCTGATCGCGGCGTCGGACGCCATCGTAGTGGCCACCCCGGCGGAGGCGCATCATGACGTGGCCATGGCCGCGATGCGGGCCGGCCGCCACGTGCTGATCGAAAAGCCGATCGCCTCTACACTCGCCGAGGCGGATGCCCTGGCGGCGATGGCACTCGACCAGGATCTGGTCCTGCAAGTCGGTCATCTGGAGCGGTTTTCGGCCGCCCATGGCGCCGTCACCGCCCGAATGGGCAAGCCGCTCTATATCGAGGCGGTGCGCGTGGCGCCGTTCAAGCTGCGCGGCACGGATGTGTCGGTCATTCTCGACCTCATGATCCATGACCTCGACCTGGTGCTGGCCTTGGTCGATGCGCCGATCGAAAGCGTGGACGCAGTGGGCGCCATCGTATCGAGCGCGCATGAGGATATTGCCAATGCCCGCGTGCGCTTCACCAATGGCTGCGTGGCCACCATCACGGCCAGCCGGATATCGCTCAAGACCGAGCGGCGTATGCGCATCTTCGCTCAAAGTGGTTATTTGGCCGTCGACTTTGCCAACCGGAAGCTGACCGCCATCACGCGCGGCGACAGCGGTGGCATGCCGCTGCCGGGTATGCCGGAGTTCCGGCTTGAGGAGATCTCCTGGCAGGATCATGACGCCTTGGCCGCCGAGCACGCGGCTTTCTTCGCCTCGATCCTGGATGGCGCGCCTGTGCTGGTCGATGCGCCGGCCGGCCGCCGCGCGCTGGATGCGGCGCTCGCCGTGGGCGCATCGATGGAACGCTCACACGCTTTGGTGCGGGCGTCCGGCCTTCTCAGCGAGCAAATTGAGAACGGCGGCGGCAGCCGCGTCTGA
- the rhaM gene encoding L-rhamnose mutarotase, whose amino-acid sequence MEQIAFRMQLNAGQAADYTRRHDEIWPELVALLKDAGISDYSIFLDPETLALFAVLRRKADHGMDALPSHDVMQRWWGFMGDIMATNPDSSPVVVPLQPVFHLD is encoded by the coding sequence ATGGAACAAATCGCCTTCCGGATGCAACTCAATGCCGGCCAGGCGGCGGACTACACCCGCCGCCATGACGAGATCTGGCCCGAACTCGTGGCGCTGCTGAAGGATGCCGGCATCAGCGACTACAGCATCTTCCTCGACCCCGAGACCTTGGCACTCTTTGCCGTGCTGAGACGCAAGGCGGATCACGGCATGGACGCGTTGCCGTCTCATGATGTGATGCAGCGCTGGTGGGGCTTCATGGGTGACATCATGGCGACCAACCCGGATAGCTCGCCTGTCGTGGTGCCCTTGCAGCCCGTCTTTCATCTGGACTGA
- a CDS encoding alpha/beta hydrolase fold domain-containing protein — protein sequence MKPKGLAAFAVAALAMAPLAAFAQAPTPPNPPLAPESVPAQTLPVPYADISPAMQAFIARPLNPAWNDQWKTGAEARAFADKQAAGVVPGIPGMLSRLHVAMTSTTMGGVHVYVLTPDSIPPENKDKVLIHVHGGCYVLFPGESGATEGIMMAGFAHYKVISVDYRMPPEAYFPAAVDDAVSVYKEVLKTTPAKNVAFFGTSAGGALTLEMVLRARQDGLSVPGAIAPGTPMSDVTKTGDSFYTNEKVDNVLVSRNGFCDAATVIYAHGHDLSDPLLSPVYGDMHGFPPTILTTGTRDLLLSNTVRVHRKLLRSGVPAILEVFEGESHAQYQFDDTVPETAEAFTEIGAFFGQYLGH from the coding sequence ATGAAGCCCAAAGGGCTCGCTGCTTTTGCCGTCGCTGCGCTTGCGATGGCCCCCCTTGCCGCCTTCGCGCAAGCACCCACCCCGCCCAATCCGCCATTGGCGCCAGAGTCGGTGCCGGCGCAGACCTTGCCGGTGCCCTATGCCGATATCAGCCCCGCGATGCAGGCCTTCATTGCCCGACCGCTGAACCCCGCTTGGAACGATCAGTGGAAGACCGGTGCGGAAGCCCGCGCCTTCGCCGACAAGCAGGCCGCCGGTGTGGTGCCGGGCATCCCCGGCATGCTGTCCCGGCTGCATGTTGCGATGACCTCGACAACGATGGGTGGCGTCCATGTCTATGTCCTGACACCGGACAGCATTCCGCCTGAGAACAAGGACAAGGTTCTCATCCATGTCCATGGCGGCTGCTATGTTCTGTTTCCGGGGGAGTCGGGCGCCACGGAAGGAATCATGATGGCCGGTTTCGCCCATTACAAGGTGATCTCGGTCGATTACCGCATGCCGCCCGAAGCCTATTTCCCGGCGGCCGTTGACGACGCCGTCTCTGTCTACAAGGAGGTTCTGAAGACGACACCGGCGAAGAACGTGGCCTTCTTCGGCACCTCGGCCGGTGGCGCGCTGACGCTGGAAATGGTCTTGCGCGCTCGACAGGACGGTCTCTCTGTGCCGGGAGCGATCGCGCCGGGCACCCCGATGTCGGACGTGACCAAAACTGGCGACAGCTTCTACACCAATGAGAAGGTCGATAACGTTCTCGTGTCGCGGAACGGATTTTGCGATGCGGCAACCGTCATCTATGCGCATGGCCATGATCTGAGCGATCCTCTGCTCTCTCCCGTCTATGGCGATATGCATGGCTTCCCGCCGACGATCTTGACGACCGGGACGCGCGATTTGCTGTTGAGCAACACGGTGCGCGTGCATCGCAAGCTGCTGCGGTCGGGCGTGCCGGCCATCCTCGAAGTCTTCGAAGGCGAATCCCACGCCCAGTATCAGTTCGACGATACTGTGCCGGAAACCGCCGAAGCCTTTACGGAAATCGGCGCCTTCTTCGGCCAGTATCTCGGTCACTGA
- a CDS encoding FGGY-family carbohydrate kinase, with the protein MSALIAVIDIGKTNAKLMLVEAAGGATVWSVERASPAVETPLMRQLDVYGIEAWLIAELAKAPDRHRIRAILPVAHGAAIVLVDGEGEILIAPDYENTCFDEVRADYAAARDGFAKTLSPSLPAGLNVGTQLFFLQTQMPDLFLRTQRILAYPQYWSWRLSGVAASEVTSLGCHSDLWNPSDGTFSGLVLRQGWGALMPPLRAAKDVLGPLRQDVAEATGLPADCAVICGIHDSNASYLSHRVARAEDGPFTVISSGTWCIILAKGADLTRLREAEDMLANVDALGVPTATARFMGGREYATIAGETARGVPPSLDGLNAVLAADAMALPSFALGGPCQGHEGRVVQAALLAPEGRAALATLYCALMADLILDRLGVAGAILVDGPFAANPLFPAVLQSLRPADPVAAGGTRGGITAAVLWLAGEAVPPEPVAATLAPLPAAEALRDYRDRWRSMLARP; encoded by the coding sequence ATGAGCGCGCTGATCGCCGTCATCGACATCGGCAAGACCAACGCCAAGCTGATGCTGGTGGAGGCTGCGGGCGGCGCGACTGTCTGGTCCGTCGAGCGTGCGTCGCCTGCGGTCGAGACGCCGCTCATGCGCCAACTCGATGTCTATGGCATTGAGGCCTGGCTGATCGCGGAACTGGCCAAGGCGCCGGACAGACACCGCATCCGCGCCATCCTGCCCGTGGCCCACGGCGCCGCCATCGTGCTGGTGGATGGGGAAGGCGAGATCCTCATCGCCCCCGACTACGAGAATACCTGCTTCGACGAGGTCCGCGCGGACTATGCGGCCGCGCGCGACGGTTTCGCCAAGACGCTATCGCCGTCCCTCCCGGCGGGGCTGAATGTCGGCACGCAGCTCTTCTTTCTCCAAACGCAAATGCCGGATCTGTTCCTGCGCACGCAGCGTATCCTGGCCTATCCGCAATATTGGTCCTGGCGGTTGAGCGGCGTGGCGGCGAGCGAAGTGACCTCGCTCGGCTGCCACAGCGACCTGTGGAACCCCTCCGACGGCACCTTCTCCGGCCTCGTGCTGCGGCAAGGCTGGGGCGCGCTAATGCCGCCCCTGCGCGCGGCCAAGGACGTGCTCGGGCCGTTGCGGCAGGACGTGGCGGAGGCCACGGGACTGCCAGCAGATTGCGCCGTGATCTGTGGCATTCACGATTCTAACGCCTCCTACCTGTCGCACCGCGTGGCGCGGGCGGAGGACGGTCCCTTCACCGTTATTTCTAGCGGCACCTGGTGCATCATCCTGGCCAAGGGCGCCGACCTCACCCGGCTGCGCGAGGCGGAGGATATGCTCGCCAATGTCGATGCGCTGGGGGTGCCGACCGCTACCGCGCGTTTCATGGGCGGGCGCGAATACGCGACCATCGCCGGAGAGACAGCGCGGGGTGTGCCGCCCAGCCTGGACGGCTTGAACGCGGTGCTGGCGGCGGATGCCATGGCCCTGCCGAGCTTCGCCCTAGGGGGGCCCTGCCAGGGGCATGAGGGCCGCGTCGTGCAGGCCGCGCTTTTGGCGCCTGAAGGGCGCGCGGCACTCGCCACGCTCTATTGCGCCCTGATGGCCGATCTCATTCTCGATCGCCTCGGTGTCGCTGGTGCCATCCTGGTCGATGGACCTTTCGCTGCGAATCCGCTGTTCCCGGCCGTATTGCAAAGCCTGCGCCCGGCGGACCCCGTGGCGGCCGGCGGGACGCGGGGCGGCATCACCGCCGCCGTGCTGTGGCTGGCGGGCGAAGCGGTGCCGCCCGAACCCGTGGCGGCCACCTTGGCGCCTCTGCCAGCGGCCGAAGCGCTGCGTGATTACCGCGATCGCTGGCGGTCAATGTTGGCACGACCGTGA
- the lpxB gene encoding lipid-A-disaccharide synthase codes for MTDALIYIVAGEASGDVLGARLMRAMRRQQAGLTFAGIGGARMAEEGLDSLFPMHDLALMGLAEVLPRIPKLQRRMAETVADITARRPDVVVTIDSPGFALRLLRRIAPLGLPRAHYVAPQAWAWREKRVRKYPGLWDRLLCLLPFEVAFYAGHGLAAEFVGHPVLESGADTGDAARFRAMHDLAPDSLPVILMPGSRVTEIARLLPIFAEALRLLEARFPTIVPIMPVAASVAARVTEAASGWPRKPILVTDVAGKHDAFAAATVALTKSGTSTLELALAGLPMVVAYKVNPITAAIVKRVVRVRYAAMVNLLAGREVVPELIQWTCTPERLAMEVSQLIERPDAAAAQRSAFAAVMDSLRPASGLPSDAAAAAVLNLLAEKAGRPHQSV; via the coding sequence ATGACCGATGCCCTCATCTATATCGTCGCCGGCGAAGCGAGCGGAGACGTCCTCGGCGCCCGGCTCATGCGCGCAATGCGACGCCAGCAGGCGGGGCTGACCTTCGCCGGCATCGGCGGTGCGCGCATGGCGGAGGAGGGGCTCGACAGCCTGTTCCCGATGCACGACCTCGCCCTCATGGGCCTCGCCGAAGTGCTGCCGCGCATCCCGAAGCTGCAGCGCCGCATGGCCGAGACGGTGGCGGATATTACCGCCCGCCGCCCGGATGTGGTTGTGACGATCGATAGCCCCGGCTTCGCGCTGCGCCTGCTCCGCCGGATTGCGCCGCTGGGCTTGCCGCGCGCGCATTACGTGGCGCCACAGGCCTGGGCCTGGCGAGAGAAGCGGGTGCGCAAATACCCCGGCCTATGGGACCGGCTGCTGTGCCTGCTGCCATTCGAGGTTGCCTTTTACGCGGGGCACGGGCTGGCCGCGGAGTTCGTTGGTCATCCGGTGCTCGAATCGGGCGCCGATACCGGCGATGCCGCGCGGTTTCGCGCCATGCATGATCTCGCGCCCGACAGCCTGCCGGTGATCCTGATGCCGGGAAGCCGCGTCACCGAAATTGCGCGCCTGCTGCCGATCTTCGCGGAGGCCTTGCGGCTTTTGGAGGCGCGCTTCCCGACGATCGTGCCGATCATGCCTGTCGCGGCCTCGGTCGCGGCGCGGGTGACGGAGGCCGCCAGCGGTTGGCCGCGCAAGCCGATCCTGGTGACGGATGTCGCGGGCAAGCATGATGCCTTCGCCGCCGCCACGGTAGCCTTGACGAAATCGGGCACATCGACGCTGGAACTGGCCCTCGCCGGCCTGCCGATGGTGGTGGCCTATAAGGTCAATCCGATCACGGCGGCGATCGTCAAGCGCGTGGTCCGCGTCCGATATGCCGCCATGGTCAATCTGCTGGCGGGGCGGGAGGTTGTGCCCGAACTCATTCAGTGGACCTGCACGCCGGAGCGGCTGGCAATGGAAGTGTCTCAGCTCATCGAGCGACCGGATGCCGCCGCCGCGCAGAGGTCGGCCTTCGCGGCGGTGATGGACAGTCTGCGGCCGGCGTCGGGCCTGCCGTCAGACGCGGCTGCCGCCGCCGTTCTCAATTTGCTCGCTGAGAAGGCCGGACGCCCGCACCAAAGCGTGTGA
- a CDS encoding GNAT family N-acetyltransferase → MLIMTVSGAALRPYIPAIARLRITVFRDWPYLYDGDVRHEETYLQTYVDSTHAGVVLALDGDTVVGASTCLPMADETANVQAPFRANGWDIDRIFYFGESILLARYRGTGIGVRFFEEREAHVRRVSTCDITTFCAVQRPADHPARPAGAMPLDAFWRKRGYTPHPELSCEMRWTDVGDTEETPHRLAFWLKSPTDIVTIAREAPGQPDMRPLLEQAWAYSDSLYPAESNHHLGVEALAKSEVWFVVARRRTVAVGCAALVTNQDGTGELKSLFVDPATRGFKIGRRLLAAIEAQAVSLGLTVIRLETGIRQPEALRLYESAGYVQRGPFGGYSPDPLSLFMEKPLV, encoded by the coding sequence ATGCTCATCATGACCGTCTCGGGCGCTGCGCTGCGCCCCTATATTCCCGCGATCGCGCGGCTGCGCATCACGGTGTTCCGCGACTGGCCCTACCTCTATGACGGCGACGTACGCCACGAGGAAACCTACCTCCAGACCTATGTCGACAGCACCCACGCGGGCGTTGTGCTCGCATTGGATGGGGACACGGTTGTCGGTGCCTCGACTTGCCTGCCGATGGCGGATGAAACCGCCAATGTGCAGGCTCCGTTCCGGGCCAATGGCTGGGACATCGACCGCATCTTCTATTTCGGCGAGTCGATCCTGCTGGCGCGGTATCGTGGCACCGGCATCGGTGTCCGTTTCTTCGAGGAGCGAGAGGCCCATGTCCGCCGGGTCTCGACCTGCGACATCACCACCTTCTGCGCCGTGCAACGGCCGGCCGATCATCCCGCACGCCCGGCCGGCGCCATGCCGCTCGACGCGTTCTGGCGCAAACGCGGTTACACGCCGCATCCGGAACTCAGTTGCGAAATGCGCTGGACGGATGTGGGGGACACGGAGGAGACGCCCCACCGGCTCGCCTTCTGGCTGAAGAGCCCGACCGATATCGTCACGATCGCGCGGGAGGCTCCGGGCCAGCCAGATATGCGTCCTCTTCTGGAGCAGGCATGGGCCTATTCCGACTCGCTCTATCCCGCTGAGAGCAACCATCATCTGGGTGTGGAAGCGCTTGCTAAGTCTGAGGTTTGGTTCGTGGTCGCCCGTCGTAGGACCGTCGCCGTCGGATGCGCTGCACTCGTGACCAATCAAGACGGAACAGGCGAATTGAAGAGCCTCTTTGTTGATCCCGCGACGCGCGGCTTCAAGATCGGCCGTCGATTACTCGCCGCTATCGAGGCTCAGGCCGTCAGCCTCGGGCTGACCGTGATCCGGTTGGAAACGGGCATTCGACAGCCCGAAGCGCTGCGGTTGTATGAAAGCGCCGGCTATGTCCAGCGAGGTCCTTTCGGGGGCTACAGCCCGGATCCGCTTAGCCTCTTCATGGAAAAGCCGCTGGTATGA
- a CDS encoding ABC transporter permease encodes MSTVSRPFVARDSGRVPFTWRKLLRWESLLALVVLADFLLNTRLSPYFLDPWTLSDASFNFTERAIVALPMAFLIIMGEIDISVGSTMALASVLMGMVAAAGFGTPIVVVTGIVVGFFAGCFNAVLVTVFRVPSIVATIGTLSLFRGIAYALVGDRVLKAYHPNFAYFGQGYVVGPISFELVLFLVLAVIFAIILHTTVIGRRIFAIGANPIAARLSGLRVDSYKFWIFALLGTMAGLASVLLTSRLGSTRPSIATGWELEIITMVILGGISIDGGQGSILGVVLAALLIGLVTFGLSLLNVPGIVLAIITGGLLIGVVALSAALGYSGKRRRH; translated from the coding sequence ATGAGCACCGTGTCCCGCCCCTTCGTCGCGCGCGACAGTGGCCGCGTGCCCTTCACCTGGCGAAAGCTGCTGCGCTGGGAATCGCTCCTCGCCTTGGTGGTGCTGGCGGATTTCCTGCTCAACACGCGCCTGTCACCCTATTTTCTCGATCCCTGGACGCTGTCGGACGCGAGCTTCAATTTCACCGAACGCGCGATCGTGGCGCTGCCGATGGCCTTCCTGATCATCATGGGGGAGATCGACATTTCAGTCGGCAGCACAATGGCGCTCGCTTCGGTGCTGATGGGCATGGTCGCCGCCGCTGGTTTCGGCACGCCCATCGTCGTTGTCACCGGCATCGTGGTGGGCTTCTTCGCGGGCTGCTTCAACGCGGTGCTGGTCACGGTGTTTCGCGTGCCCTCCATCGTCGCCACCATCGGCACGCTGAGCCTGTTTCGCGGCATCGCCTACGCGCTGGTCGGCGACCGTGTGCTGAAGGCCTATCACCCCAACTTCGCCTATTTCGGCCAGGGCTATGTGGTGGGGCCGATTTCCTTCGAGTTGGTGTTGTTCCTTGTCCTGGCTGTGATCTTCGCCATCATCCTGCATACCACGGTGATCGGCCGGCGCATCTTCGCCATCGGCGCCAACCCCATTGCCGCCCGGCTGTCGGGGCTGCGGGTCGATAGCTACAAGTTCTGGATCTTTGCGCTTCTCGGCACGATGGCAGGGCTCGCTTCGGTGCTGCTGACCTCGCGCCTCGGTTCCACACGACCCTCCATCGCCACGGGCTGGGAGCTTGAGATCATCACCATGGTGATCCTCGGCGGCATTTCGATCGATGGCGGCCAGGGGTCTATTCTCGGCGTTGTGCTGGCGGCGCTGCTGATCGGCCTTGTCACCTTCGGGCTATCGCTGCTCAACGTGCCGGGCATCGTGCTGGCCATCATCACCGGCGGCTTGCTGATCGGCGTCGTCGCGCTCTCCGCCGCACTCGGCTATTCCGGCAAGCGGCGACGACATTAA
- the secF gene encoding protein translocase subunit SecF: MRFFYKPLFRMVPDGTTIRFMNGRFAGLIVSAVLSLASLGLFFYPGLRLGIDFKGGVVMEARTPQPPDFAKLRAALTAHALPDAGLQSVGGHNQLMIRLESRANAAATDQAVARVHAALDQVAPGNTVLSTSAVGASVSAELFRQGLLALGLSLLMILIYIWFRFEWQFAVGAVVTLILDVTKTIGFLVITRIQFDLVMVAAILTILGYSTNDKVVVYDRMRENLRKYKTMPLRQLIDQSINETLNRTLGTSMTVFLAALPLAIFGGSSISGFAIVMLFGIVVGTSSSIFIAAPILLLLGEHRLRRDTQAPKPENAKKVQARVR, encoded by the coding sequence ATGCGCTTCTTCTACAAACCGCTGTTCCGCATGGTGCCAGATGGCACCACCATCCGCTTCATGAACGGCCGCTTCGCCGGACTGATCGTTTCGGCGGTGCTATCCCTTGCCTCCCTTGGGCTGTTCTTCTATCCGGGCCTGCGCCTGGGGATCGACTTCAAGGGCGGCGTGGTCATGGAAGCACGCACGCCGCAACCGCCCGATTTCGCCAAGCTACGGGCAGCACTGACGGCTCATGCCCTGCCCGACGCCGGTCTCCAGAGTGTCGGCGGCCATAACCAGCTGATGATCCGCTTGGAAAGCCGCGCCAATGCCGCCGCGACCGATCAGGCGGTGGCGCGGGTGCATGCGGCGCTGGATCAGGTCGCCCCCGGTAATACCGTGCTGAGCACCAGCGCCGTCGGCGCCTCCGTCTCGGCCGAGCTGTTTCGGCAAGGGTTGCTCGCCCTGGGCCTCAGCCTGCTGATGATCCTGATCTACATTTGGTTCCGCTTCGAATGGCAGTTCGCGGTCGGTGCCGTGGTCACGCTGATCCTCGACGTGACCAAGACCATCGGCTTCCTGGTCATCACGCGCATTCAGTTCGACCTGGTCATGGTTGCGGCGATCCTGACCATTCTCGGCTACTCCACGAACGACAAGGTCGTGGTGTATGACCGGATGCGGGAAAACCTGCGCAAATATAAAACCATGCCGTTGCGGCAATTGATCGACCAGTCGATCAACGAAACACTGAACCGGACGCTGGGCACGTCGATGACGGTCTTCCTGGCGGCCTTGCCGCTGGCGATTTTCGGCGGCTCATCCATTTCCGGCTTCGCCATCGTCATGCTGTTCGGCATCGTCGTCGGCACGTCGTCCTCGATCTTCATCGCGGCGCCGATCTTGCTGCTGTTGGGCGAGCATCGCCTGCGGCGGGATACGCAGGCGCCCAAGCCCGAGAACGCCAAGAAAGTGCAGGCCCGCGTGCGGTAA
- the secD gene encoding protein translocase subunit SecD: protein MLYFSRLKAAAILGACLLGALLCLPNFWPAPNAWMPWRQIHLGLDLRGGSYLLMQVDMAAVAKEKLGSTVDQVRQDFRRTNIGYTRLSADQAGNRVLVQLLDPGQRAAAISALSDLLTPSNGPATLPDFDASGDGTNLILTLSQPALAARASAAVTQSIEIVRRRIDSTGIVDPQIARQGQDRIMVQLPGISDPQRIKTLLGETAHMTFHLVDESVDANAGGPVPIGDAFLPLQENPAKKVAIQQSVMVDGANLTNAQAGQDPQNGGWVVNIEFDSLGARQFSDVTSANVGHPFAIVLDNEVISDPVIREAITGGRAQISGSANAQAATDLALLLRAGALPAPLTVIEEQSVGPELGADSIRAGAYSLAVGFVLVIFFMAAFYGLFGWFANIALIANLIMMMGILSLIGATLTLPGMAGILLTLGMAVDANILINERVREEVRNGRTPLAALEAGYKRAYGTIIDSNVTALLAHVMLFIFGSGPVRGFAVTITVGIITTLFTATVLARLLTSRWYIARRPAALPV from the coding sequence ATGCTCTATTTCAGCCGCCTCAAGGCTGCCGCGATACTCGGGGCCTGCCTGCTCGGTGCGCTGTTGTGCCTTCCCAATTTCTGGCCCGCACCGAACGCCTGGATGCCGTGGCGTCAGATCCACCTCGGCCTCGATCTGCGTGGCGGCAGCTATCTGCTCATGCAAGTCGATATGGCGGCGGTCGCGAAGGAGAAGCTGGGCAGCACCGTCGATCAGGTGCGGCAGGATTTCCGGCGGACCAATATCGGCTATACGCGCCTGTCTGCGGATCAGGCCGGCAACCGGGTTCTGGTCCAATTGCTCGACCCCGGCCAGCGGGCCGCCGCGATCTCGGCTCTGAGTGACCTGCTGACCCCGTCGAACGGCCCCGCGACGCTGCCCGATTTCGACGCGAGCGGAGACGGCACCAATCTGATCCTGACGCTGTCGCAGCCGGCTTTGGCCGCGCGGGCCAGCGCCGCCGTCACCCAGTCGATCGAGATCGTGCGTCGCCGTATCGACAGCACCGGCATCGTCGATCCGCAGATCGCGCGCCAGGGCCAGGACCGCATCATGGTTCAGCTTCCAGGCATTTCGGACCCGCAGCGCATAAAGACGCTGCTGGGCGAGACCGCCCATATGACCTTCCACCTGGTCGATGAGTCGGTGGACGCCAATGCGGGCGGGCCGGTGCCGATCGGCGATGCCTTCCTGCCCCTTCAGGAAAATCCCGCCAAGAAGGTCGCGATCCAGCAATCCGTGATGGTGGACGGCGCCAATCTGACCAATGCTCAGGCCGGCCAGGACCCGCAGAATGGCGGCTGGGTCGTCAATATCGAATTCGACAGTCTCGGCGCGCGGCAATTCTCTGATGTCACCAGCGCCAATGTCGGCCATCCCTTCGCCATCGTGCTCGATAACGAAGTCATCAGCGACCCCGTGATCCGCGAAGCCATCACCGGCGGCCGGGCGCAGATCAGCGGCAGCGCGAATGCGCAAGCGGCGACCGATCTTGCTTTGCTGCTGCGCGCCGGCGCCTTGCCGGCGCCACTGACGGTGATCGAGGAACAGAGCGTCGGGCCGGAATTGGGCGCCGATTCCATCCGCGCCGGCGCCTATTCCCTGGCCGTCGGCTTCGTCTTGGTCATCTTCTTCATGGCGGCCTTTTACGGGCTGTTTGGCTGGTTCGCGAACATCGCCCTGATCGCCAACCTGATCATGATGATGGGTATCCTGTCGCTGATCGGCGCGACACTGACGCTGCCGGGCATGGCGGGCATCCTGCTGACCCTCGGCATGGCGGTGGACGCGAATATCCTGATCAACGAGCGCGTGCGGGAAGAGGTCCGCAACGGCCGCACCCCGCTGGCGGCGTTGGAAGCGGGCTACAAGCGCGCTTACGGCACCATCATCGACAGCAACGTGACGGCGCTGCTGGCCCACGTCATGCTGTTCATCTTCGGCTCCGGCCCGGTGCGCGGCTTCGCCGTGACCATCACGGTCGGTATCATCACGACGCTCTTCACCGCCACCGTGCTGGCGCGCCTGCTGACCTCGCGGTGGTATATCGCGCGGCGGCCTGCCGCCCTTCCGGTTTAG